The Daucus carota subsp. sativus chromosome 7, DH1 v3.0, whole genome shotgun sequence genome window below encodes:
- the LOC108192597 gene encoding transcription factor DIVARICATA yields METLYPASHTFNSNWSMQEFQSTRTNWTTEDNKKFESCLALYDKETPDRWIKVALMIPGKTVYDVIEQYRKLVADISDIEAGLFPLPPGDPQDSSFTMELAGIPELNEFRKRPLACRSSDQEKKKGVPWTEDEHRRFLMGLQKHGKGDWRNIARNFVITKTSTQVASHAQKYYLRQLSEGKEKRRPSIHDITTTHLTDTTPSDDYKFPADDKSTFIPQPEKPISMPQKVLDWNKTDDELLMMFNSMHNNTLTAYKHETGDLGAGFSPLNPGFQFRAGRHQIW; encoded by the exons ATGGAGACTTTGTATCCTGCATCTCACACTTTCAATTCGAACTGGTCGATGCAAGAATTTCAAAGCACAAGAACCAACTGGACAACTGAAGACAACAAGAAGTTTGAGAGCTGTCTAGCACTTTACGACAAAGAGACACCTGATCGATGGATAAAGGTGGCATTAATGATCCCTGGGAAAACAGTCTATGATGTGATTGAGCAGTACAGGAAATTGGTGGCTGATATCAGTGATATTGAAGCTGGTCTGTTCCCACTTCCACCAGGTGATCCACAGGATTCTTCTTTCACAATGGAATTGGCGGGAATTCCAGAACTCAACGAGTTCAGAAAGAGGCCTTTGGCTTGTAGATCTTCTGATCAGGAGAAAAAGAAAGGTGTACCTTGGACAGAAGATGAACAcag GCGGTTTCTAATGGGGCTTCAGAAGCATGGCAAAGGAGACTGGAGGAACATAGCACGAAATTTTGTCATCACCAAGACATCAACTCAAGTGGCAAGCCATGCTCAGAAATACTACTTGAGACAACTTTCAGAAGGGAAAGAAAAGAGGAGGCCTAGCATCCACGACATCACCACCACGCATCTGACAGACACTACTCCATCCGACGATTACAAATTTCCTGCAGACGACAAGTCTACTTTCATTCCACAGCCAGAGAAGCCCATCAGCATGCCACAAAAAGTTCTTGACTGGAATAAGACAGATGATGAATTACTGATGATGTTCAACTCAATGCATAACAATACTTTAACAGCGTATAAGCATGAGACTGGTGACCTTGGAGCTGGTTTCAGCCCTCTGAATCCAGGATTTCAGTTCCGAGCAGgtagacatcaaatttggtaa